Part of the Vicugna pacos chromosome 3, VicPac4, whole genome shotgun sequence genome is shown below.
AGATGGCAGACGTGAGTGGTGGTCCCTGGCCCTACTCTGAGCTCTCGTTGTACAGCCTGCCTTCTCACGCTCCCTGCAAGAATGGGCCAGGAAGGCAATAAGTCCATCCCATGCTCAGCCTTGCCTGCTAGCCTAGCCTtgcctcaccaggatgacttagCCTCGCCTGGACTACATCCTTAAGGAAAGTCAGGGGGATTGATTTCCAGGGGCCATTGCTGCCCCAGCACAGAGTCACTTATCCAATAGACCATCCCCCTACCTGGAGCTTAGTGCCTCACTTCCCCATCCCCACTAGAAAGGAGGGCCAACTTGATCGTCACTAACTACGCCCCCAACTCTCTGTCTGTTCCAGTATATCTCCAAGAATGTGCCAGCCACAGACCATGTCATCCGGAGGGAAACGGAGACCACCTTCTCTGGGAGTCACTCCTGTTCTCCTTCCCACCACTGCTCCACAGCCACGCCCACCTCCAGCCACAGGTGGGCACCACCAAGACCCACACAGACTTGCAGACTCCTGTATGCACATGTGCACCACACACCTGCCTGGGGACCCGCAGAAAACTCCCAGCCAGGCTGGGCTCTGTACTGAGGGTCCCTCTGAGCAGGAGGATGAAGGGGGGCTTCAAACCAGAATCCACTACCAAACATTCATCCAGATCCTCGGGAGACCAGATTCCTTTTTCTAGTCTAAACTGGCCCCAGAGGAACAACAGCCATCACTGTGCTGCCACCTAAcatttagtttagttttgtttggaCTTCATCAACACCATTTCATCTGCCATCAAGTACCTACTCACTCAAATATCCACAGCCATTTAATGTCCTCCCTGGGTTTGCCCACACGAACCTAGTCCACCTTAGCCTCCTCTCCAGAGGTAGGGAGGCCTGTCTACATAAGCACAAAGGCTCACAGAGCTCAAGAAAGGACATGTTTGGCCCCTGTCTTCCCTGGGTAACAGCATGGAATAGGCAGAGTCCCCATATACTGGTCACTGGGACTGGGCTCCTGAGACAGGTGGCTAAGGGCCATGGGAGTGGAAGGGTCCCAGAGGGTAGGGGAGGGGTtgcagggaggaaaggaagaagctGCTGCACGTCGCAGCTCACCCATCCACAGGACCCCATCTCTCTTCCTCCCAATATCAGGGTTTGGCATTTACAAGATTACATGTCAGCCCAGAGTGAAGGGCAGTGAGCTGAGGGAGcctgagatggaatgcagaaccagGGAAGGGGCAGGCCTGGGACCATACCTGCTGGGCTGCCCTGCCCATTCCTGACCCCTCACCTCATCCCCACCTGGCTTCTCCAGGCATGAGAGCCACACGTGGAGCCTGGAACGTTCTGAGAGCCTGACCTCTGACTCCCAATCGGGCATCATGCTGTCATCAGTGGGCACCAGCAAGTGCAACAGCCCAGCGTGTGTGGAGGCCCGGGCGCGGCGGGCAGCAGCCTACAGCCTGGAGGAGCAGAGCAGGGCTGCTGCGCCACCTTACCACGATTCCATAGACTCCCTGCGGGACTCCCCTCACAGCGAGAGGTCAGTTCCCACCCTGTGACCTGTGCCCCACCTTGGCCAGAGAGCTGGCACCACTGACCCAGGGCTGACCCTCAGGTCACCTTCAGGGACACTCCGAAGAGCCTCAGCTCTATTTCCAGATCGGCAAACAAGGTCTCTGAAAGGTTAAATGATCTGCTCACAGTCATCAGCATGTTAATGACAGGCAAGGACTACAACCAAGCCAGTGGACCCTGGGGTATTGCGACCATTTAATTTAATTGTCCTTCTAGGACACTTTTCAGAGTAGAAAGGGGTGGTATTAATCATAGCACTGGAACATCAGGAACAAACAGGGGCTCTCTTGGACAAACCAGAACATGAGGTTGCCCTACCCTGGTGTTACTTAGAGGCCCCATATCTCAGCAGGAAGAGATACCAAGATTGAGCAGACTGAAGTGTGGGAAGGGAGGTTGGCTACAAGGAGACCAACCACGCAGGATAGGAATGAGCCAAGAATGCCCAAAGGCCCTGGCAGTGTCAGCAACAAGGTTCCCACAGATCAAGATGCCATTGGGTTCCCGAGCACTGAATGCAGTGAGAACCAGGAAACTCCCCTTCCCTGACTCCAAGCCAGGAGTCACAGGGGGTGGCCCCCAGCTTGCTCAGCCCTTGAATGGCCCTTGGCAAGTGGGGCCTGTGGAAGGAGAGCAGAAAAAGGTGCATGGTACCAGGAACTCCAGGCTGGGGTAGAGCAGGTTCAGCACAGCCTACTCCATGCAAGGCCCTGTGCTGGACTGCCTGCCTGGGATCCAGGGGTGGTCCACCTGGTTCTAGCTCCCAAGGAGCTCCCAGCCCTGGACATAACCACTGAAACTCACAGCTGCCTATGGAAAGTGCTAAGCACAGGACACCCCACCAGGGCAGAGAAACCCAGTCTGACTAGAGGCTCTGGGAAGCATTTAGGTTTTTCCAAGACCAGCCTTTCCAAGCCCAACCacctgtgtgatttggggcagaGTGATCACCTCTGTACCTTTGTTTCCTCAGCTGTAGAACAGGGAACACTACACCTATCATGCATGGTTCTTGTGGAGGCGACCTAAGATCATGTACACAAAGCTCTTTGCCTCATACTTGACATGGAGCTGGTGCTCCCAAGGTGTAGCTACTGTTAGCAATAGTAACAACAGCAACAGGACTCCTTAATGGATGGGAGgtagagagaaggggaaagactTCCAGGCAAGGGGAACATCTTAAGCTGTTCCAACAGAGGCACTAAGAGTATGGCTGGTGAATGAGGTGCCTAGAGCAGGGTGGGCTGTGGGGAGTGGAGCTGGGACTGAACAGGCAGGCCGGGGCAGACAGGTGCCCACAGCCCTGGGTGGGTAAGCAGGAAGGGCCTCCTAAAGCAGAGATGTGACTTTAAAAGACTGTTCTGGTaactgcataggctgaaggagtTAAAACCCTGGGTGTGGGAATGACCAGAGTGAATAACTAGTCCCCAGATGGAGTAGAGCAGGGTGGAGGGTGTGTTCCAGGAGAAAGGGAGTGGGTAGGACTTGATGCATGTGCatgtgggagagggaagagaggggagtCAGGTGATTCAGAAAGACAGTAATGGGGACTCAGGAGCAAGGACTCTGGAGAGCAGTGGCTTTGGCGAACTCTGGCTCTACAGTTTGAAAGAGACATAGAGGTGGATGGTCCCTATCCTGAGATGGACAACCAGCAAGACGCTGGTTGACTCAGCAAGGGAAATGtgcagaaagaaaaaggacaggTGCCTGGCAGAGAGGGAGACATTAGCAAGGGCAAACTTTTGAAGGAATTGGTGGTCTTTAGCCTCAAGCAGAGATACTACAGTGGAGCTTTGTTAACTGTGAGCTCTAGGCTGAGGACCCTACCTGAGTACGTGTAAGCAGTCACTTCCCTGAGGCAGCTTTAACTTCAATTTAACAGAAATATTTCCCCCACTGTAGCCATCAGCCATAGGATGAATTGTCCCCGAGGGGAGATGAGTCCTAGTCATAGAGATGGCTGAATGCAGGAACTAAAATGAGGAATTGGGCAGTATGAGTCCTGGTTCCTGcttggcctgggttcaaatcccagctctaccacttacttcCTGGCTGTACGAACCTTGAGTAAGTCACTTAAATActgtgagtctcagtttcctcacgtgTAGTATGGAACTGACATAAGCCTCTACAGAATGTGATCGTACGTGTAAAATGCCCCAGCCTGAGACTGAGACTGAGCCTGAGCCAAAGTAACCATTCAGGAATACCGGTTTCCATGCGCATCCCCACAGCCAAGGACCACTGATACATTTATGGAATCATCCCAACAACGCTATGGAATGAGCACTGTGGTTATTCCCGcttaacagaaaaggaaactgaggctcagagagattaaggaaATAGCTTACGGTCACTGAGGATTACCACCATGGTTCTTGCAGGAGGGATCCCGGGCAAGACCACTGCTTTGCGTTGGGGTCTGCCCCATCCCCTGGCCACCGGCCCACTCCTCTGCCTCTCCCCGCAGGTACGTGTCGGCCCTGACCACGCCCGCGCGCCTCTCTCCCGTGGACTTCCATTACTCGCTGGCCACTCAGGTGCCGACTTTCGAGATTACGTCCCCCAACTCGGCGCACGCCGTGTCGCTGCCGCCCGCCGCGCCCTTCAGCTACCGCCTGGCGGAGCAGCAGCCGCTCCTGCGGCACCCGGCGCCCCCAGGTCCGGGCCCGGGGCCAGGCGCGGACATGCAGCGCAGCTACGACAGCTACTACTACCccgcggcggggccggggccgcggCGCGGGGCCTGCGCACTCGGCGGCAGCCTGGGCAGCCTGCCCGCCAGCCCCTTTCGCATCCCCGAGGACGACGAGTACGAGACCACGCAGGAGtgcgcgcccccgccgccgccgcggccacGCGCCCGCGGCGCGTCTCGCAGGACGTCCGCGGGGCCCCGGCGCTGGCGCCGCTCGCGCCTCAACGGGCTGGCGGCGCAGCGCGCACGCGCGGCGCGGGACTCGCTGTCGCTGAGCAGCGGCTCGGGAGGCGGCTCGGCCTCCGCCTCGGACGACGACGCAGACGACGCGGACGGGGCTCTGGCGGCCGAGAGCACGCCTTTCCTCGGCCTGCGCTCGGCGCACGACGCGCTGCGCTCGGACTCGCCGCCGCTGTGCCCGGCGGCCGACAGCAGGACTTACTACTCCCTGGACAGCCACAGCACGCGGGCCAGCAGCAGACACAGCCGCGGGCCGCCCCCGCGGGCCAAGCAGGACTCGGCGCCCCTTTAGggcccccgccgcccgccgccccctcCGCCTCGCCTGCCCCACTGTCTTTAAGGAGAACAGAGACCGCCGactggagagagaaaagaggaaaaaaagaaataaaaatatttttattttctataaaaggaaaaaggtataacaaaatgttttattttcattttagcaaAAATTGTCTTATAATACTAGCTAACGGCAAAGACGTTTTTATAGGGAAACTATTTATATGTAACATCCTGATTTACAGCttcggaaaaaaaaaagaaacaacaaaaaaaagagagatgggcCAATTTTTTGACTCTTTAATAGAAACCTATATTGTGGTGCCTTTTGCTGTACGCTAATCTGGAGCTCCTGGAGAGAAGTCTGGGTTGCGGGGTAGGGGGAATGTAGGATCCTGAGCTGGGGGCCGGGGCAGGAGGTGGTGAGAGAAAGCGGGAGAGAAGAGGCTGTGCGGTTTGGGGTCAGGTGGGGGCGAGGCGGGGCAGGGGGCTAGGGCAGGGCTAGCGGGGGCGCCTAGGAAGGAAGTGAGGTCCGGAGTAGCTTTACCCCCGTGCAAGATCTGCAAGTCCTGGGTCCCCTGAGGAGAGAGTGAGGATCCTAGGCTTGGAGCTAGAGTTGGGGTCAGGTAACCTCCAGGGGGAGACTAAGGCCCAGCGACAGCAATCAGAATGGGGAGGGGGCCTCCCCGCTCCTCACTGCTGCTAAGGGAGGGGGCACTGAGAAAGAGGTCTTCCCAACAGCCCCAGCCCCGGGGAGGGGGTAGCTCTGCCAGGGCCCCAATGTTCGCGGCTCCTCCTCCTTCATGGCCTCCAGGACGCCCCTCCGTCCTCTGCAGCACCTTCGTTTACAGGTCGTCTTTTCTATTTTATGCCTGCATGTCCTTTGCATTTCAGATTCTTTAGATTGGATGCATGGTCACGCTGGGACCGAGAAGAGCCACTCGACGGTGTATTTGATTTCccttttagcaataaagtaacACCATGTCGTTCTCACAGCTCcactcccagctcccagcccacTTACGACTTCCACTCCCTCTCCAGCCCTGTCCTCCGTGCCCCCCAAAACTGGGTCCACTGCTAATTTGTCAAAAaggtaattgtttaaaaaaaaattctaaaaaacaaatgggaacCCTGCCCCCTGAAATGTCCAAACACCTGACTGTTGACACttgaacatttttatattataaataaaatcagaaataactcATGCTTGACTGTGTGTGCCTAGCCCCCAGGTGAGAAGGGAAGACAGAGGATGAGGCCCTGTGATGGAGATGGATGGAAGTTGGTGTGGAGGTTGGACAGGGCCAGAGCAGTCCCTGGGAGGAAGAGACCCTCCCTTCAGTCTCCCTGGCTCCAACATTCCTCTCTCTACTGAGAACATTCACAAAGTGCCCCCCACCACCAACCCCACCCTGGCTGCTGGGGAATCTGGCCAAGGGGCTGACGCAAATTACTCTGCTTCGAGCTCAGCTACAGAACGCCGGTTCCTGCCCTGGAGCTACAGGGGCCAGAATGAGGCAAGAGTTTCCGTGCCTAGGTGGGTGAGGAGGGAAAGGTTGTGAGGCTggcactggggcagctgaggcaAGATGACCCTTGGGGCCTCAGGCGTGTCACAGGCAAAGCCTGGACATGAAAAGTGGCATAATGGGTACCCTCAGCTGCCAGGACGACCACAGCTGCTGCAATTTGTAAGCCTACGGGGTACTGTGCTTTTTTTATACCCACTCAGAGCCAGGGCCTGTCTAAACTTGCAGTCCCTGATGAAGAGTACATGATTTCAGGTATGGAGAAGGCAGATGGAGATCCAGGGTTAAGAAACCTTTCCCCTATTGATTAATTTATCAAGGTGCATAGCACCAGGAACCATCAGGTTCCAGCCAGACACAAAGGACTCTTCAAAGAGCTCAGGTGGCTGACATGTGTAAATGTGTGCACAAATGCCACTGGAATGTGGATAGTCAGTTCAGAGACCTgtaagtgggaaggaaagagaggcTTTGTTGAAAGGGCTTGGGTATCAATAGggcctgagttcaaattccagctctgcccctcACTAGCTGTGTCACTCCTCTACGCTGCACTTTTCTCAGCTGTGAAAGGGTGATGCTAATACCTACCTCAAAGGGCTGCTATGGAGATTCTATAATATATAAAGCACCCAGTATTGCTTCTGGCACATGATAGATGCCTTTTAGTGGCTAatttgatgatggtgatgaccaTATCCTGTGCTTTGCATTCTTGAATCACATGGTCAGAGAGTGGCAAAAACTGGATGAAAGGGAGGTGAtggagaaaagtaaagaaaggaCTAGACATTGTATTCATTGTGGGGATGCTGGGGGAAAAGGTACCTGTTACAAAGGAACAAAAGAAGTGAACTAAATGCTATACAGACCTGACTTCTCCAGCCCCATGTGATGATCTCATCCAGAGCCATGTGCTAGCTCTGAGTTTCCTATTGGCTTTAAAATTTTCTGAGAGCCAGTAATTCCTCTGTGTGATTTATGACCCCTGTGTGATCCCAAATAATCCTGAATGACTCTTGGTGAACCCACTGACTTTTTCATGACCTGGCTTAGTCCTCATTTGACCCTTCTGAGGGCCTGAGTTGCTGTTAGCTTCGAAAATTTCAGTCAGAAACCACCTCCATGACCACAGTCACCACCTACCTCCACATAATTCCAATTTATTCTGAATGACCTCTTGATGAACTCACTGACCTTCACACGGCCCCATTTGGTACCTTCATTATCTGCTCTGGATCCTAAGATACCTGCTGAGAGTCTAAAGCCAGAACCTAATCAGGTTCCTTGACTCATTCCTCATCATATCAGCCGCCCATTCATACCCAGGTATGAATGGGACCTGAGAGCAGGTGTGGCCAGAGAGGCCCCTTCTCTACTCTCTCAAATTTCTGCTTCTTTAGTATGGCCTATCAGGAAGAGTTATAGCCCTGTTAAGTGGCTTTCCCACTACCACCCTGTCCCCTAGGGGCACTTAGGACACTTGGGCAGCTTCCTGAGTCAGTCTTCCCAAACCCTccaattctttcttttctctgccaGGTCATTTTTGGCTTATCTCCCCAGCCCTTCCAGAGTCCCAAATGGTAATGGTGACTGCCTGTCCCCCTCCCTACTAGACTGTGAGCCCCATGTGGACAAGGAGCTGATCAGTCCTTTTCGCACCACAgtatccccagcccccagcacaagGTGTAGCACCGTTGGCTTTCACTGAATGAGAGGGTGAAGGCTCAAGAGACTGTGTCCTGGGGGTCAGCCCCCAAGAAGTCCCTGAGCCCGCGGCCACTTCCCAAGACCACCAGGGGGCGCAAACCACTTATTGCATCTCACCTATAGTCCTCCAGGGCTCTGGATTTGGACAGTGTCCGAAAATGGGCATATTATTAGGGGCAGAGGTTGTGGGGGGAACATGATGGTCCATTAGAATGCAGAAAAAATATTAGAACTTTGCTTTAGATTTATTTTcatctcatctttttaaaatttctatttttgtgtatgttttataaTGTACATATTTTAGTACAGTAGTACATGtatataatttacaataaataattatacaattaagaaagtgaactaaaattttttttactgatgGGAGGCACACCTGTCTACAGCAGATAGAGCTCACTCCTCTGCTTTAACTCACCTGCTCTCagaaggtggagggtgggaagctGACCCCCAAAATCAAAGGACTTTGAGACAGCGTGAAGTACAGAGAGCTTTTTTATATTTCCACATTGCTCTTTCAGTTTCACTTAAATGAACATTTACTTCCCATCAGCAAAATGAAGGTGCCAGATGGTTTGGTTATAAAATACACTAAACTGATTCAAATTAAATAATCTGGATTTAAATCACTATGTCTCTCCACAGACTCACACATCCCTTGCATCAAATATGAGTGGACTTATAAATGTTGGATACTTAGTTGCAAGGTTGGCTTATCTTATTAACTAAATATGTTACCAGTGAGGTCACACTGCTGACCAAACTACagtaatctattttaaaaatagaaaggattTGCTCATCACAGCTGCATTGAGGGTGCCATCACCCCCACCACCCATTCTTGTCAGTCTGAGGAATTCAAGGATTAAAGGATGCTAGTCTGTGATCATCACGTGGCAAATTTCTCTATTCTTCCCAGACATGTCCTTAGCTAGCATTTCTGAGTCACTAGAAGAGTGAAAGAAATATCAGCCTAAAAAACAATCAACAACTTGTCATTCCATCTTTTCCCAAGAGCAAGAATAAATGGCTTCCATAACCTTCCCCCACCAAACATCTTTGGGCTTTGACAAGTTGCTATTTGCAAGGCAGAATGTCTTTTATTCCTGTAGCAGTAGATCTGTACAAGAGGCCACCTCTGGAGCTCAGAGACCTGGCAGCACCAACATAAAAACCAAGATATAAACAGGGCCATGGTCCCATCCCACTCACACCCCAGGATGCCTGTGGGACTGATGGGGTGGCGCgcatgtgcgcgcacacacacacacacacacacacgcaactaTTTATTCCAAATCATCAACTGTAAGAGCAGTTTAAGTCACAGGTTAGCCGGAAAAGGGGGAAATGGGATGAGAGGAGGTCATACTATCTCCGCTTTCCCTCCCAGAGTGTCAGGGCCACCAGGGGCCAGAGAGCAGCCCTCCTCACTAATAGATGGCATTCTGAAATAGGCTTTTGTTTCATCTTATTTCATCCTCTAACTGATATCAGTTCCAAAATCATCTTTAAAGGGAttccatatatataaatatatatatatatataatatatatatattccatatatatatatatatatatatatatataattcctatacatatacatttatgtcTGTATAAAAGAAAGCAGTAGTGGCCTCAGTGGATGGGAGGTGAGGGACACACACACGTGAGTGGAGACAGCCTGGTGCTGAGGGACAGGCCTGGGTCCTGGATTATTGCCGTGTGAGGCAGGAGAAGGGGGCGTGGTTCCAGAGGCTGCTGATGGGGGGCAGGGGTAGTGCTGGTGGTCTGCAGACCTGCTGCTGGTCAactcagaaggaggaggagaaagggtggGAGTCCAAGCTGAGACTTGGAGTCAAGACCTGCCCTCAGGAACGAGGGAGATGAGGGGAGGAACTTGTGAGAAGAGGGGAGCCCGGGAAGCCAACTGCCACTCCCACTCCTCCAGTGAGATGGTGTCTAGAACATGCACACAACTGCCCTATAAGATGAGGCTCCGTGGCGGAGAGGGACGCACGGgctggggagagggcctgaggcCCAGAGCAGCCCCAAGATGCAAGAAGATCAACACCATGAATAGCTTCTCCATCTCCTTGGCCCACAGGGCCCTCTACACCCCTCTGGCTGCCCGTCAACTGCCTGGAGCTGGTCCGAGTGGCCCCTGGCTGGAATTGTGCTCATTGACCCCTCTGGGGGCATTTGCCTGCCTCTGGGGCCTGCTCATCCACGCCAGCTAAGTATCAGCCCCAGTGGTATCCTTTGTGGCTTTGCTGCCAGTCACAGTGCCATGGCCCTGGCTGAGGGCAGGGCTTGAGTGTGTCTTGCGGAGAGAAGGGTCATCCCCTTCCAGGGTGGCTAGCCGGGCCTCAATCCGCTCCAGGTCATCTGAGCCCACTTTGATTTTCACAGCCAGGAGGTGGATATAGGTCTCATAACGGCTTTTCTggggaaagggcagagaaagGCCAAAAACAAAGTCagaagataaacaacaaaatggaataaaaatgtgtACCTCATACGACAAGACTAATTTCCTTAATATTCAGAGAGCTCTCACAAATcaatagaaaagagagaaacaattgaatttaaaaattaggtAAGGGACACGCACAGaaatttcatttatgattttaaaaatccaaattaatTGGCAATGACTtgtatatgataccaaaagcacaggtaacaaaagtaaaaatagacaggtgggattttatcaaaatttaaaacttctctgTATCAAAGGACACAAAcaataaagtgaaaaggcaatctacaaaatgggaaaaaatatttgcaatcataaatctgataagggtccagtatccagaatatattttttaaaaaccccctacagctcaacaacaaaaacacagctcaattttaaaatgggcaaaggacttaaatagacatttctccacagaagatatacaaatggccaataaacacacaaaaagatgctcaacatcactattcattaggaaaatgcagatcaaaaccacaatgagatatcacttcacatgcATTAAGATAACtgctacttaaaaaaatagaaaaaacaagtgtgttggtgaggatgtggaaaaagtgGATCCCTCACACActactggtaggaatgtaaaatagaacagctactgtggaaaacagtatggctatttctcaaaaactaaaaaaaattatgatacgATACACTTCTAGATATGAAAGCAGGACTGAAAGCAGGCTCTCAAAGAAACATTTGCACACTCATGTTCACGGCGGCACTATTCCCAGTAGACAAAAGatgaaagcaacccaaatgtccatcagccaatgaaaagacacacaaaatatggtatgtacatacaatggaataggaTTCAGtcttcaaaaggaaggaaattctgacacatgctacaacatgaatgaatcttgaagacattatgctaagtgacacaGGCCAGTGACAAAAACACAAATTTTGTATGATTCCACGTATATgaagtacctagagtagtcacatgcacagagatagaaagtagaactggttgccagaggctggggccaCGAGGAAGATGCTGAGTTTTTGTTTAACGGGTACAGTGTTTTAGTTTGGGAAGATGACAAAGTTCTagagattggttgcacaacagGGTGAACAggcttaacactactgaactgaacagtttaaaatggttaaaatggccagTTTTCTGCTAtgttttttaccacaattaaaaaaaattaatccaaattaaaacagcaataagACACCACTTATTTTAAACCTATCAGATTAATGAAGATTAAAACTTTGATAATGTGCAGTGTTGGTGAGGgcacacagagagagacacattCATAAGCTATTAAAGGGGCTATAAATTGGTAAACATTTTGGGAGGGCAATTTGGCAGTATTTGAGGCCTTAACTCTGAGCTTCAGGCCCTCACCACAGTTGAGAGAGGCCAGGGTCTTGGGAGACGCAGGGACTAAGGgtcaggagaccctattctcaccCAGCTCTGCCACATGAGCCACAAGACCCTTCGGTGCTGGCTTCACCTCTCCTACCCACCCCGACTCCACCCCAGCCAAGCCAGGCAGGGGTGAGAAAGCCCAGGCCTCTGAAGCCACAATCAATCACCTGGGTTAGGATCATGGTTCCTGCACTTCTTAACTATGTCACCTCAGGCAAGGGATCTGACCTCTTCCCCCAcctacaaaatggggataatcacaACCCATTTCACAGAGTTGATAGGAGGATTAAATCAGTCAACGCAAGGGAAGTGACGAGACTCATGCCTGGCAATGAGCATAGCTTTTTTACATTGCAGAGAGAGTGATCTGAGAATTCCAAAACCTATACAGCATTATGTTTCTCAAAAGGTCAGGATCTATCCTGGGAGCTCTTCTCTGTCCTCtacactacaataaaaaaaaatctgcatggaAATCCAGAGACCACGATGGGCGACTTCCTTCTCTTCCCATCTGGAGGGCTTTCTGGCTTTCTCAGCCTGTCTGTCCACCCCCATGTGCAGGTCAGTCCAAAATGGACAAGTGGTTCCTGCCTTATTTCACCAAGCAGACTGCCTACCCTTCACTCAACAAAGGTGCTGCTCTGTCAGGCCACCTGCAGAGCCCTGTGGGGCACAGAGAGACCAGATGGGAAAAAGGAGAGCTTGGAAGGAGAGATCAAGTTGCTCCACTTGATAAACCTACATGAAGAAGGTGCAGGAGACAAAAGGGGGAAAATCACGTGGAGAGAGCTTGAGAGTTCTGTGATTTGGATGTAAAAGCTTCCAGAGAAGCCAGGCCTATGGGGAAAGTGGAGGTGAGGAAGGGGCTTGGAGGAGAATGGAGAGGGGTGGCAGGGGTCTCCAGTGGAGCCCATCTGGTGCTCTGTGAGAGACACAATTGAGGGCACAATTGTTTGATTAATGACTGGCAGCTGGACTGTGCAGAGACTGACCCACAGGAGACCATGATTCATGGCTGCCCCAGGAGAGCCCCCAAAGTGAGGAAGCCCTAGAGGAGGAGCCCCGGTTAAGGAATGATGTAGAAGGCAGGAGC
Proteins encoded:
- the NRG2 gene encoding pro-neuregulin-2, membrane-bound isoform isoform X6, producing the protein MSESRRKGRGRGKKHREGKKRGREREPEPGEKATRPKLKKMKSQTGQVGEKQSLKCEAAAGNPQPSYRWFKDGKELNRSRDIRIKYGNGRKNSRLQFNKVKVEDAGEYVCEAENILGKDTVRGRLFVNSVSTTLSSWSGHARKCNETAKSYCVNGGVCYYIEGINQLSCKCPNGFFGQRCLEKLPLRLYMPDPKQKAEELYQKRVLTITGICVALLVVGIVCVVAYCKTKKQRKQMHNHLRQNMCPAHQNRSLANGPSHPRLDPEEIQMADYISKNVPATDHVIRRETETTFSGSHSCSPSHHCSTATPTSSHRHESHTWSLERSESLTSDSQSGIMLSSVGTSKCNSPACVEARARRAAAYSLEEQSRAAAPPYHDSIDSLRDSPHSERYVSALTTPARLSPVDFHYSLATQVPTFEITSPNSAHAVSLPPAAPFSYRLAEQQPLLRHPAPPGPGPGPGADMQRSYDSYYYPAAGPGPRRGACALGGSLGSLPASPFRIPEDDEYETTQECAPPPPPRPRARGASRRTSAGPRRWRRSRLNGLAAQRARAARDSLSLSSGSGGGSASASDDDADDADGALAAESTPFLGLRSAHDALRSDSPPLCPAADSRTYYSLDSHSTRASSRHSRGPPPRAKQDSAPL